Proteins from a single region of Chanodichthys erythropterus isolate Z2021 chromosome 13, ASM2448905v1, whole genome shotgun sequence:
- the paxx gene encoding protein PAXX gives MDQNNSESKSVLCTLLDKNDQSKYVFFTQKRSAGDINIGFTNGEDVWKTHLSEEILSQLFKKFALKSTEDYTFKLKCACKAGRAFVKLQEESAMLHLGAEPTDLSLSLSKLTDSEGRTEVKDLLFKMADSLQQLESQGSSSSLSPVKSTQKKSSEYEPRTQHKGPILAVRKRLPGDSLINPGTKRKKPATGVAFDDGDDE, from the exons ATGGATCAGAATAACTCCGAGTCAAAATCTGTCCTCTGCACATTGCTGGATAAAAACGATCAGTCCAAGTATGTGTTTTTTACGCAAAAGCGATCAGCAGGAGACATAAACATAGG ATTTACCAATGGTGAAGATGTTTGGAAAACTCATCTTTCAGAGGAGATTCTGTCCCAGCTT TTTAAGAAGTTTGCATTAAAGTCCACAGAGGATTATACCTTCAAGCTCAA ATGTGCATGTAAGGCAGGCAGAGCATTTGTGAAGCTGCAGGAGGAGAGTGCTATGCTGCATTTAGGAGCTGAACCTACAGACCTCAGTCTGTCTCTTTCAAAACTCACCGACTCCGAGGGAAGGACAGAAGTCAAGGACCTGCTTTTTAAAATGGCTGACAGCCTGCAACAGCTAGAAAGTCAAG gTTCTTCATCTTCTTTAAGTCCAGTCAAGAGCACTCAGAAGAAGAGTTCTG aaTATGAACCTAGAACACAGCACAAGGGTCCTATATTAGCAGTTAGAAAACGTCTTCCTGGGGATTCTCTCATCAACCCAGGAACAAAAag AAAGAAACCTGCAACAGGTGTGGCCTTTGATGATGGAGATGATGAATGA
- the dph7 gene encoding diphthine methyltransferase isoform X1 — MGWQSRTRTLQVFDTELSADTVEWCPLPQWSHVLACGTYQLQKGDDKQTADDSTAPNRIGRLYLFHCNPQPSFIPPLTETQRIDTPAILDLKWCHVPISERPLLGMATASGEIQLYKLMEPQQGTCGLECELRAELGPDRLALSLDWSTGRGESSDVRVVSSDSNGSLTVLSLGEASLTALCQWKAHDFEAWISAFSYWDTPIVYSGGDDCKLKGWDLRMSPSSPTFTSKRHTMGVCSIHSNPHREHILATGSYDENVLLWDERNMKQPLSETAVGGGVWRLKWHPSQEHLLLAACMHNDFHILHCQKAMEGQDAPCPVLASYILHNSLAYGADWSRLPLSNSMPPSPQEPPQTSIGLTQSTGHLRIQYESPTASFDTSLEDDSGQYIPDHTCLLPEKSPVPDPFTSPDRDAQSLSCLMATCSFYDHMMHVWRWDWSPEKEKMPSEPSS, encoded by the exons ATGGGTTGGCAGTCTCGAACCCGAACCCTGCAAGTGTTTGACACGGAGTTAAGCGCTGATACCGTGGAGTGGTGCCCATTACCACAATGGTCTCATGTTCTGGCATGTGGCACTTACCAACTTCAAAAAGGCGATGATAAG CAGACAGCAGACGACTCTACTGCCCCGAACAGAATCGGTCGACTTTATCTGTTTCACTGTAATCCTCAACCATCGTTCATTCCTCCACTGACAGAGACTCAGAGAATAGACACTCCTGCTATACTCGACCTCAAGTG GTGTCATGTGCCAATATCAGAGCGTCCATTGTTGGGTATGGCCACTGCTAGTGGAGAAATCCAGCTGTACAAGCTCATGGAGCCTCAG CAGGGCACCTGTGGTCTAGAGTGTGAGTTGAGAGCAGAGTTGGGTCCTGACAGACTGGCCTTGTCTTTAGACTGGTCCACAGGGAGAGGTGAGAG CAGCGATGTGCGTGTGGTGTCCAGTGACTCAAACGGCTCTCTCACAGTGCTGTCTCTGGGGGAAGCCAGTTTAACTGCTTTGTGTCAGTGGAAAGCTCACGACTTTGAAGCCTGGATCTCAGCGTTTAGTTACTGGGATACTCCGATTGTTTATTCAG GTGGTGATGACTGCAAACTAAAGGGCTGGGATCTGAGAATGAGTCCGTCTTCCCCCACCTTCACCAGCAAGAG ACACACTATGGGAGTATGCAGCATACACAGTAACCCCCATCGAGAACACATACTAGCCACCGGGAG CTATGATGAGAACGTGTTGCTCTGGGACGAGAGGAACATGAAGCAGCCTCTGAGTGAGACTGCAGTGGGTGGCGGCGTGTGGAGACTCAAGTGGCACCCCAGTCAAGAGCACCTGCTGCTAGCTGCATGTATGCATAATGATTTCCATATCCTCCACTGCCAGAAAGCTATGG AGGGACAAGATGCACCATGTCCTGTTCTGGCCTCTTATATTCTACACAACTCTTTAGCATATGGAGCAGACTGGTCCAGACTCCCCCTAAGCAACTCCATGCCCCCCTCTCCTCAAGAACCTCCCCAAACCAGCATTGGGCTCACACAGTCCACAGGTCATCTCAGGATCCAGTATGAATCGCCCACTGCCAGCTTTGATACCTCTTTGGAGGATGATTCGGGGCAATACATACCTGACCATACCTGTCTTTTACCTGAAAAAAGTCCAGTTCCAGACCCCTTCACCAGCCCTGACAGAGATGCCCAGTCTCTGTCCTGCCTGATGGCTACCTGCTCTTTCTACGACCACATGATGCACGTTTGGAGATGGGACTGGAGCCCAGAGAAAGAAAAGATGCCGTCGGAACCCTCTTCCTGA
- the dph7 gene encoding diphthine methyltransferase isoform X2 encodes MGWQSRTRTLQVFDTELSADTVEWCPLPQWSHVLACGTYQLQKGDDKQTADDSTAPNRIGRLYLFHCNPQPSFIPPLTETQRIDTPAILDLKWCHVPISERPLLGMATASGEIQLYKLMEPQQGTCGLECELRAELGPDRLALSLDWSTGRGESDVRVVSSDSNGSLTVLSLGEASLTALCQWKAHDFEAWISAFSYWDTPIVYSGGDDCKLKGWDLRMSPSSPTFTSKRHTMGVCSIHSNPHREHILATGSYDENVLLWDERNMKQPLSETAVGGGVWRLKWHPSQEHLLLAACMHNDFHILHCQKAMEGQDAPCPVLASYILHNSLAYGADWSRLPLSNSMPPSPQEPPQTSIGLTQSTGHLRIQYESPTASFDTSLEDDSGQYIPDHTCLLPEKSPVPDPFTSPDRDAQSLSCLMATCSFYDHMMHVWRWDWSPEKEKMPSEPSS; translated from the exons ATGGGTTGGCAGTCTCGAACCCGAACCCTGCAAGTGTTTGACACGGAGTTAAGCGCTGATACCGTGGAGTGGTGCCCATTACCACAATGGTCTCATGTTCTGGCATGTGGCACTTACCAACTTCAAAAAGGCGATGATAAG CAGACAGCAGACGACTCTACTGCCCCGAACAGAATCGGTCGACTTTATCTGTTTCACTGTAATCCTCAACCATCGTTCATTCCTCCACTGACAGAGACTCAGAGAATAGACACTCCTGCTATACTCGACCTCAAGTG GTGTCATGTGCCAATATCAGAGCGTCCATTGTTGGGTATGGCCACTGCTAGTGGAGAAATCCAGCTGTACAAGCTCATGGAGCCTCAG CAGGGCACCTGTGGTCTAGAGTGTGAGTTGAGAGCAGAGTTGGGTCCTGACAGACTGGCCTTGTCTTTAGACTGGTCCACAGGGAGAGGTGAGAG CGATGTGCGTGTGGTGTCCAGTGACTCAAACGGCTCTCTCACAGTGCTGTCTCTGGGGGAAGCCAGTTTAACTGCTTTGTGTCAGTGGAAAGCTCACGACTTTGAAGCCTGGATCTCAGCGTTTAGTTACTGGGATACTCCGATTGTTTATTCAG GTGGTGATGACTGCAAACTAAAGGGCTGGGATCTGAGAATGAGTCCGTCTTCCCCCACCTTCACCAGCAAGAG ACACACTATGGGAGTATGCAGCATACACAGTAACCCCCATCGAGAACACATACTAGCCACCGGGAG CTATGATGAGAACGTGTTGCTCTGGGACGAGAGGAACATGAAGCAGCCTCTGAGTGAGACTGCAGTGGGTGGCGGCGTGTGGAGACTCAAGTGGCACCCCAGTCAAGAGCACCTGCTGCTAGCTGCATGTATGCATAATGATTTCCATATCCTCCACTGCCAGAAAGCTATGG AGGGACAAGATGCACCATGTCCTGTTCTGGCCTCTTATATTCTACACAACTCTTTAGCATATGGAGCAGACTGGTCCAGACTCCCCCTAAGCAACTCCATGCCCCCCTCTCCTCAAGAACCTCCCCAAACCAGCATTGGGCTCACACAGTCCACAGGTCATCTCAGGATCCAGTATGAATCGCCCACTGCCAGCTTTGATACCTCTTTGGAGGATGATTCGGGGCAATACATACCTGACCATACCTGTCTTTTACCTGAAAAAAGTCCAGTTCCAGACCCCTTCACCAGCCCTGACAGAGATGCCCAGTCTCTGTCCTGCCTGATGGCTACCTGCTCTTTCTACGACCACATGATGCACGTTTGGAGATGGGACTGGAGCCCAGAGAAAGAAAAGATGCCGTCGGAACCCTCTTCCTGA
- the dph7 gene encoding diphthine methyltransferase isoform X3, which yields MGWQSRTRTLQVFDTELSADTVEWCPLPQWSHVLACGTYQLQKGDDKTADDSTAPNRIGRLYLFHCNPQPSFIPPLTETQRIDTPAILDLKWCHVPISERPLLGMATASGEIQLYKLMEPQQGTCGLECELRAELGPDRLALSLDWSTGRGESSDVRVVSSDSNGSLTVLSLGEASLTALCQWKAHDFEAWISAFSYWDTPIVYSGGDDCKLKGWDLRMSPSSPTFTSKRHTMGVCSIHSNPHREHILATGSYDENVLLWDERNMKQPLSETAVGGGVWRLKWHPSQEHLLLAACMHNDFHILHCQKAMEGQDAPCPVLASYILHNSLAYGADWSRLPLSNSMPPSPQEPPQTSIGLTQSTGHLRIQYESPTASFDTSLEDDSGQYIPDHTCLLPEKSPVPDPFTSPDRDAQSLSCLMATCSFYDHMMHVWRWDWSPEKEKMPSEPSS from the exons ATGGGTTGGCAGTCTCGAACCCGAACCCTGCAAGTGTTTGACACGGAGTTAAGCGCTGATACCGTGGAGTGGTGCCCATTACCACAATGGTCTCATGTTCTGGCATGTGGCACTTACCAACTTCAAAAAGGCGATGATAAG ACAGCAGACGACTCTACTGCCCCGAACAGAATCGGTCGACTTTATCTGTTTCACTGTAATCCTCAACCATCGTTCATTCCTCCACTGACAGAGACTCAGAGAATAGACACTCCTGCTATACTCGACCTCAAGTG GTGTCATGTGCCAATATCAGAGCGTCCATTGTTGGGTATGGCCACTGCTAGTGGAGAAATCCAGCTGTACAAGCTCATGGAGCCTCAG CAGGGCACCTGTGGTCTAGAGTGTGAGTTGAGAGCAGAGTTGGGTCCTGACAGACTGGCCTTGTCTTTAGACTGGTCCACAGGGAGAGGTGAGAG CAGCGATGTGCGTGTGGTGTCCAGTGACTCAAACGGCTCTCTCACAGTGCTGTCTCTGGGGGAAGCCAGTTTAACTGCTTTGTGTCAGTGGAAAGCTCACGACTTTGAAGCCTGGATCTCAGCGTTTAGTTACTGGGATACTCCGATTGTTTATTCAG GTGGTGATGACTGCAAACTAAAGGGCTGGGATCTGAGAATGAGTCCGTCTTCCCCCACCTTCACCAGCAAGAG ACACACTATGGGAGTATGCAGCATACACAGTAACCCCCATCGAGAACACATACTAGCCACCGGGAG CTATGATGAGAACGTGTTGCTCTGGGACGAGAGGAACATGAAGCAGCCTCTGAGTGAGACTGCAGTGGGTGGCGGCGTGTGGAGACTCAAGTGGCACCCCAGTCAAGAGCACCTGCTGCTAGCTGCATGTATGCATAATGATTTCCATATCCTCCACTGCCAGAAAGCTATGG AGGGACAAGATGCACCATGTCCTGTTCTGGCCTCTTATATTCTACACAACTCTTTAGCATATGGAGCAGACTGGTCCAGACTCCCCCTAAGCAACTCCATGCCCCCCTCTCCTCAAGAACCTCCCCAAACCAGCATTGGGCTCACACAGTCCACAGGTCATCTCAGGATCCAGTATGAATCGCCCACTGCCAGCTTTGATACCTCTTTGGAGGATGATTCGGGGCAATACATACCTGACCATACCTGTCTTTTACCTGAAAAAAGTCCAGTTCCAGACCCCTTCACCAGCCCTGACAGAGATGCCCAGTCTCTGTCCTGCCTGATGGCTACCTGCTCTTTCTACGACCACATGATGCACGTTTGGAGATGGGACTGGAGCCCAGAGAAAGAAAAGATGCCGTCGGAACCCTCTTCCTGA